The proteins below are encoded in one region of Methanosarcina barkeri 3:
- a CDS encoding carboxymuconolactone decarboxylase family protein: MSFLNEMLPETAEAFGKMRDSIFKDAFLDLKTKELIAVASSVLMRCQFCVDTHSQRAINAGATKEEIAEAISVVMFIAAGSQIGWTNIYEENIYNKIFEKDSKEEEDCNCCSGD, encoded by the coding sequence ATGTCATTTTTGAACGAAATGTTGCCTGAAACTGCGGAAGCTTTCGGGAAGATGAGAGATTCCATATTTAAAGACGCCTTTCTGGATCTTAAAACAAAAGAATTAATTGCTGTCGCTTCTTCGGTCCTTATGCGCTGTCAGTTTTGTGTTGACACCCATTCACAAAGAGCAATTAATGCAGGAGCCACAAAGGAGGAAATTGCAGAAGCTATCTCAGTTGTAATGTTTATTGCTGCTGGTTCACAGATAGGATGGACTAATATATACGAAGAAAACATATACAATAAGATCTTTGAAAAGGATAGTAAAGAAGAAGAGGACTGTAATTGTTGCTCTGGTGACTGA
- a CDS encoding helix-turn-helix transcriptional regulator: MSYCCPADPEKKKEWEEKMLQEIDFLDNDIKKASEIFSALGHPIRLKIAYFLSQRDHCVCELIFKLNERQNLVSHHLTIMKNCGIIEAYNNSKWRFYRLNPEFSDILNVISKIKPL; encoded by the coding sequence ATGAGCTACTGCTGCCCTGCGGACCCTGAGAAAAAAAAGGAATGGGAAGAGAAAATGCTCCAGGAAATAGATTTTCTGGACAATGATATAAAGAAGGCCAGTGAAATATTCAGTGCTCTCGGGCATCCGATAAGATTAAAAATTGCTTATTTTCTCTCTCAGAGAGACCACTGCGTATGCGAACTGATATTCAAGTTGAATGAGAGACAGAATCTGGTTTCCCATCATTTGACTATCATGAAAAACTGTGGAATTATCGAAGCTTATAACAACTCTAAGTGGCGTTTTTACAGGTTAAACCCTGAATTTAGCGATATTCTAAACGTTATCTCAAAAATAAAGCCCCTCTAA
- a CDS encoding universal stress protein, with the protein MTLNNTYHVILIATDGSKCSQHAVLHGMELAKLMGAKVYALYVLDKNAYAPPTLETPIYLGSKWDVMEETLRQEGDNAIQYANNVAQSKGIDFEGVVIEGNPANVILEFAEQKKVNLIVMGTLGKGGLERFLLGSVTDKVIRHSKRSVLVVKEEN; encoded by the coding sequence GTGACTCTTAATAATACTTACCATGTAATTCTAATTGCAACAGATGGGTCTAAGTGTAGTCAACACGCCGTTCTTCACGGAATGGAACTTGCAAAATTAATGGGTGCAAAGGTCTATGCCCTTTATGTTTTGGACAAAAATGCATATGCTCCGCCTACATTAGAAACGCCAATTTATCTAGGTTCCAAATGGGATGTCATGGAGGAAACTCTACGTCAAGAAGGAGACAACGCTATTCAATATGCAAATAATGTTGCACAGAGTAAGGGAATAGACTTTGAAGGTGTGGTTATTGAAGGTAACCCGGCTAATGTAATCCTGGAATTTGCGGAGCAGAAAAAAGTGAATCTGATAGTGATGGGAACTCTTGGTAAAGGTGGATTGGAAAGATTTTTGCTTGGAAGCGTAACAGATAAGGTAATAAGACATTCAAAAAGATCTGTCCTTGTAGTAAAGGAAGAAAATTAG